The Aedes aegypti strain LVP_AGWG chromosome 3, AaegL5.0 Primary Assembly, whole genome shotgun sequence genome contains a region encoding:
- the LOC5576618 gene encoding uncharacterized protein LOC5576618, with protein sequence MAYKRILLVCALIQLSTAAVEVPGKLLKSSSEGSFVAFAAATEPTCDLVSVYTTCKDCNNVLVCLGSTQSTKNCTAATPSTPFCVNGACSASYDSASGCTPSGVTCTGVGFYPDPKVCQIYHYCEGVDQESSVYECPPNYVYNAETTLCKQKIYAADCVTVKCDPNKIFVSYGTSKKYYAFCQFENDVAKSIQVLKCPDNCNFDGNSCLFKCPGTGNYAHMDPAKYYQCYYSGAVLTFTTQTCPSGKNYDKDLRVCVTPKTTTTLTPLEQ encoded by the coding sequence ATGGCTTACAAACGTATTCTACTTGTCTGTGCACTGATCCAGCTCTCAACTGCCGCGGTCGAAGTACCCGGAAAGTTGCTGAAAAGCTCATCGGAAGGATCTTTTGTAGCATTTGCAGCAGCTACTGAACCAACCTGCGACTTAGTCAGCGTTTATACCACATGTAAGGACTGTAATAACGTACTGGTTTGCTTGGGTTCAACACAAAGCACGAAGAACTGCACTGCGGCGACTCCATCCACTCCTTTCTGTGTCAACGGTGCATGCTCTGCTTCTTACGACAGTGCTTCAGGATGTACGCCTTCTGGAGTAACTTGTACCGGAGTTGGATTCTACCCGGATCCTAAAGTTTGTCAGATCTACCACTACTGCGAAGGAGTCGATCAGGAATCTTCAGTTTACGAGTGCCCACCCAACTATGTGTACAATGCGGAAACCACTCTCTGCAAGCAGAAGATCTACGCCGCAGATTGCGTTACGGTGAAGTGCGACCCGAACAAAATTTTCGTCAGCTATGGCACTAGCAAGAAGTATTACGCCTTCTGTCAGTTCGAGAACGATGTTGCAAAGAGCATTCAAGTGCTCAAATGTCCCGACAACTGCAACTTCGATGGAAACAGCTGCTTGTTCAAATGTCCAGGAACCGGTAACTATGCGCACATGGACCCTGCCAAGTACTACCAGTGCTATTACTCTGGAGCGGTGCTGACTTTCACGACCCAGACCTGCCCTAGTGGAAAGAACTACGACAAGGATTTACGCGTTTGTGTTACACCAAAGACGACCACTACGCTGACTCCACTCGAGCAATAA